One genomic window of Candidatus Hydrogenedentota bacterium includes the following:
- a CDS encoding IPT/TIG domain-containing protein: MHSVMAPGHGWLESAAERRLSAGYSRNLFILVSCLFAVWPASAQRLLAVTTTLSVMREAGRSYVQIVDMGEGRVEAMAVLPGTVVGKPPLVAPDGLAAFVLSGPPRSMSQMAWDYFSRINLSNFSLSLLGASATGERGGIIALSGGSAPFVLRVGTGEKGFVEAWPLQSQADPLRGELTATPVAAARIADTGRVAVLCRSLPNAGVVVHMVDVGETIRFTGETIIENDRLFDAMPAGLAANASGSCLFVLLTGHAVDRPSGEPLSWLHVLRVSPDGPALPAEDVEPVEIPGMAHGSEDPLLAVGETSCWVTTRTPGSGFAHAVRVTRTEGGLAKDIQVDLANVSNPLRMAPEPDGSRVAVVVDDALEIWQGNDRGNVRQTFDQAPVAACWTGAGLLIGEGRFVRQINPDTAETIRSVALGSGWVMFMETLENLLQPSVQAEPPAPLPGEILFRAETAGQAVKAFRVGKDVPRGTPWQVSFDRGRLPWLVIHPIQGLAPGVVYMGVDPGLYAPENADTGLLSVSMTHYAQPHPICLRVLPPARADVRRILWIWPDEAGGISFRDISDPRGLRRLGELLAAPPHLFAHRETTVPVTEPLEKFTVVVLDAAAAARGAVTRQALLDYVLHGGSLLFMGRYLPDADPSALASWLQPIQVEIDTHTPFEGVFPSTTDTRVGSHWRDVRLENGCAVFTDDPASIAVPVAGEARQAALIARSYGRGRIAILAAPGPLTSASQLEAGHRRFAEDLFGWLARAGIDPLEQDMDGDGVPDAVEDKNGNGLVDPGETDYLDPDSDGDGAPDGLEDVNLNGMTDEDETSPLNSDSNSNGIPDGADPAPLPVAGAPVVTGVSPVECPAEGGLPAVVSGRNFPPDAAVWFGDAQARWVRVLRGSGILVEVPPCTSPNGGDVAVRVRGESSGLEAALPSAFHYTPLSRAVIVLHGPGKAGKKNEMRHGTIGIHLEMPQQVQSGQVVLLLKAEPSDGLVWEEPAVSNAPDVRVVTRTTQTNDLLVAILADKPGAALRGLLGTVAWRTAQPSGTIRFSIDQPRVMSFTNRALDVVSRPLTVMLP, from the coding sequence GTGCATAGCGTGATGGCGCCCGGTCATGGGTGGCTTGAATCGGCTGCCGAGAGACGGCTGTCCGCCGGTTATTCCCGCAACCTGTTTATTCTTGTTTCGTGCCTTTTCGCCGTCTGGCCGGCCAGTGCCCAGCGACTTCTTGCCGTTACGACCACCTTGTCCGTCATGCGCGAGGCGGGGCGCAGTTATGTGCAAATCGTGGACATGGGGGAGGGGCGTGTCGAGGCAATGGCGGTTTTACCGGGTACGGTCGTTGGAAAACCGCCGCTAGTGGCCCCGGACGGGCTTGCCGCCTTTGTCTTGTCCGGCCCGCCGCGATCCATGTCGCAAATGGCGTGGGATTATTTTTCACGAATCAATCTTTCCAATTTTAGCCTTTCATTGTTGGGCGCGTCGGCCACGGGTGAAAGGGGGGGTATAATTGCACTGTCCGGCGGATCCGCGCCGTTTGTCCTTCGTGTTGGAACCGGCGAAAAGGGATTTGTCGAGGCCTGGCCGCTTCAATCCCAGGCGGATCCTCTGCGCGGAGAATTGACGGCAACGCCCGTCGCGGCGGCGCGGATAGCCGATACCGGACGCGTGGCCGTTTTATGCCGGTCTTTGCCGAACGCGGGAGTTGTCGTGCACATGGTGGATGTGGGGGAAACGATTCGTTTTACGGGTGAAACGATCATTGAAAACGACCGCCTTTTTGACGCCATGCCCGCCGGATTGGCCGCAAATGCATCTGGATCGTGCCTTTTTGTGTTGTTGACCGGCCATGCGGTGGATCGTCCTTCGGGCGAACCGTTGTCCTGGCTGCATGTCCTGCGTGTTTCTCCAGATGGGCCGGCGTTGCCGGCTGAAGATGTTGAACCGGTAGAAATTCCCGGCATGGCGCACGGATCAGAGGATCCGTTGCTGGCCGTGGGGGAGACATCCTGTTGGGTGACGACCCGCACACCGGGATCGGGATTCGCCCATGCCGTTCGCGTAACGCGGACCGAGGGTGGCTTGGCAAAAGATATCCAAGTGGACTTGGCCAATGTGTCAAATCCCCTGCGGATGGCGCCTGAACCGGACGGGAGCCGTGTGGCCGTGGTAGTGGATGATGCGCTTGAAATATGGCAGGGCAATGATCGGGGTAACGTGCGCCAAACCTTTGATCAGGCGCCAGTGGCGGCATGCTGGACCGGGGCCGGCCTTTTGATCGGCGAGGGACGTTTTGTTCGCCAGATAAATCCCGACACGGCGGAAACCATCCGTTCCGTTGCGCTCGGCAGCGGCTGGGTCATGTTTATGGAGACTCTGGAAAATCTGCTGCAGCCTTCCGTGCAGGCGGAGCCACCGGCCCCATTGCCGGGCGAGATTCTGTTTCGGGCCGAAACGGCGGGCCAAGCCGTAAAAGCGTTTCGCGTGGGAAAAGACGTGCCGCGCGGCACGCCGTGGCAGGTGTCTTTCGATCGCGGCAGACTGCCTTGGCTTGTGATTCATCCGATACAGGGTCTTGCGCCCGGCGTGGTATACATGGGCGTGGATCCCGGCCTGTATGCGCCTGAAAACGCCGACACCGGTCTGTTGTCCGTGTCCATGACCCACTATGCGCAGCCCCATCCCATTTGTTTGCGGGTGTTGCCGCCGGCTCGCGCGGATGTTCGCCGCATCCTGTGGATCTGGCCGGACGAGGCCGGGGGGATTTCGTTTCGCGATATTTCCGATCCGCGTGGCCTGCGGCGGCTGGGGGAACTGTTGGCCGCGCCGCCACATCTTTTCGCCCATCGCGAAACGACCGTCCCGGTCACGGAACCGCTCGAAAAGTTTACGGTGGTGGTTCTCGACGCGGCGGCGGCCGCGCGCGGCGCGGTTACCCGGCAGGCCTTGCTGGATTATGTGCTGCACGGCGGTTCGCTGCTTTTCATGGGGCGTTACCTCCCGGACGCCGATCCGTCCGCGCTGGCATCATGGCTTCAGCCCATTCAAGTCGAAATTGATACCCATACGCCGTTTGAAGGCGTTTTTCCCTCGACAACCGATACCCGTGTGGGAAGTCATTGGCGGGATGTGCGTTTGGAGAACGGCTGTGCCGTCTTTACCGATGATCCGGCGTCCATCGCCGTGCCGGTGGCCGGGGAAGCACGCCAGGCCGCCTTGATCGCGCGTTCATACGGTCGCGGGCGGATCGCCATTCTTGCCGCTCCCGGTCCCCTGACGAGCGCGTCCCAGCTGGAGGCCGGACACCGGCGGTTTGCCGAGGATTTGTTCGGCTGGCTGGCCCGGGCCGGCATCGATCCCCTCGAGCAGGATATGGACGGCGATGGTGTTCCGGATGCCGTCGAGGACAAAAATGGAAACGGCCTTGTGGATCCCGGCGAAACGGATTATCTCGATCCCGACAGCGACGGCGACGGGGCGCCCGATGGACTGGAAGATGTGAATCTGAACGGCATGACCGACGAGGATGAAACGAGTCCCCTCAATTCGGATTCGAACAGCAACGGCATACCCGATGGCGCCGATCCCGCGCCTCTTCCGGTTGCCGGCGCCCCTGTCGTAACGGGGGTCAGTCCCGTCGAATGCCCCGCGGAAGGTGGTTTGCCGGCGGTCGTTTCGGGCCGAAATTTTCCGCCCGACGCGGCAGTCTGGTTCGGTGATGCGCAGGCGCGTTGGGTGCGCGTTTTACGCGGATCGGGTATTCTCGTCGAAGTCCCGCCCTGTACATCGCCCAATGGTGGCGATGTCGCCGTGCGGGTGCGCGGAGAGTCCTCCGGCCTTGAAGCGGCGTTGCCGTCGGCCTTTCATTATACCCCCCTCAGTCGGGCGGTTATCGTTCTGCACGGCCCCGGCAAGGCCGGAAAGAAAAACGAAATGCGCCACGGAACCATCGGTATTCATCTTGAAATGCCGCAACAGGTGCAATCGGGGCAAGTGGTGCTGTTGTTGAAGGCCGAACCTTCCGACGGCCTCGTGTGGGAAGAGCCGGCCGTTTCCAATGCGCCGGACGTGCGCGTCGTCACGCGAACGACCCAAACGAATGATTTGCTGGTGGCCATACTGGCCGACAAGCCCGGCGCGGCGCTTCGGGGATTGCTCGGCACTGTGGCATGGCGCACGGCACAGCCATCCGGTACGATTCGGTTTTCCATCGATCAACCGCGTGTCATGTCGTTCACAAACCGTGCGCTCGACGTCGTTTCGCGTCCCCTTACGGTGATGCTGCCCTGA
- the dxs gene encoding 1-deoxy-D-xylulose-5-phosphate synthase gives MPLDEGTSANDTSLLDRVNGPNDLHVFSIEELEILAQEIRRRIVGTIMANGGHLASSLGVVELTIALHHVFDLERDWIVWDVGHQSYAHKLLTGRKDRFDTLRVKGGLSGYPRRAESPYDVFGTGHSSTSISAALGMAVARDYFHEDRRVIAVIGDGAMTGGMAWEALSHAGHLGSDLLVILNDNKMSIAENVGAMSEYFSRLITGRRYKRAKEDVASFVKTVIGPRFSQTAHRLEQSVKGFITAGGVFQELGFNYIGPVDGHDLPALVGLFSNLKDMHGPILFHCATQKGKGFAEAENDPLKYHGVKPSKSDSIENEGEARAPEKELPAESSLTFTDVFAEALIERAEADPTIVGITAAMPTGTGLNRFQEAFPERFYDVGICEQHAVTFAAGLAAQGMRPVCALYSTFLQRGYDQVIHDVCLQDLPVVFAIDRAGVVGEDGPTHAGAFDLSFLRALPNLAILAPRDDCDLRAMLEWALARPGPVAIRYPRDKAVTIGDGGPRDISRGEILRHGEDAVFLAVGSLVRACIKAAELLKCEGLSVGVADARWIKPLDGALLDALASVPLITVEENALMGGFGSAVLEYYENTGRLADVRIHRVGLPDRFVEHATRAQQLADLGLDYRSLAAAARALVAATPEMGERALRS, from the coding sequence ATGCCATTGGACGAAGGTACGTCTGCAAACGATACGTCGCTGTTGGACCGCGTAAACGGCCCGAACGATCTGCATGTGTTCAGTATCGAGGAACTGGAAATCCTGGCGCAGGAAATCCGCCGCCGGATTGTGGGGACGATCATGGCCAACGGGGGGCACTTGGCCTCGTCGCTCGGCGTGGTCGAATTGACGATTGCGCTCCACCATGTTTTCGATCTTGAACGCGACTGGATTGTGTGGGACGTCGGCCATCAGAGTTACGCGCATAAACTTCTGACCGGACGCAAGGACCGTTTCGACACGCTTCGCGTCAAGGGCGGGCTTTCGGGATATCCCCGGCGGGCGGAAAGTCCTTACGATGTATTCGGGACCGGCCACAGTTCGACGTCCATCTCCGCCGCGCTGGGCATGGCGGTGGCGCGGGACTATTTCCACGAGGATCGCCGCGTCATCGCGGTTATCGGCGACGGCGCGATGACGGGCGGCATGGCGTGGGAGGCCTTGAGCCACGCGGGGCACCTGGGCAGCGATTTGCTCGTGATTCTCAACGACAACAAGATGTCCATCGCGGAAAATGTCGGCGCGATGTCCGAATATTTCAGCCGGCTGATTACCGGCCGCCGCTACAAGCGGGCCAAGGAAGACGTGGCCAGTTTCGTCAAGACGGTCATCGGTCCCCGTTTCAGCCAGACCGCCCACCGCCTCGAACAATCCGTAAAAGGCTTCATTACGGCGGGCGGTGTGTTTCAGGAACTGGGATTCAATTACATAGGACCGGTGGACGGGCACGATCTGCCCGCGCTGGTGGGGCTGTTTTCCAATCTGAAAGACATGCACGGGCCGATCCTTTTCCATTGCGCGACGCAGAAGGGCAAAGGATTTGCGGAGGCCGAAAACGATCCGCTCAAGTACCATGGCGTAAAACCGTCCAAGTCCGATTCGATTGAAAACGAGGGTGAAGCGCGCGCACCCGAAAAAGAATTGCCCGCCGAGTCTTCGCTAACCTTTACCGATGTGTTTGCCGAAGCGCTTATTGAACGGGCGGAGGCCGACCCCACGATCGTCGGCATCACGGCGGCCATGCCTACCGGGACCGGATTGAACCGGTTTCAGGAGGCCTTTCCGGAGCGCTTTTATGATGTGGGGATTTGCGAACAGCACGCGGTCACGTTTGCGGCGGGCCTTGCCGCGCAGGGCATGCGCCCCGTGTGTGCGCTTTATTCCACATTTTTGCAACGGGGATACGATCAGGTCATTCACGACGTCTGCTTGCAGGATCTGCCCGTCGTGTTTGCCATAGACCGCGCGGGCGTGGTCGGCGAGGACGGGCCGACCCATGCCGGCGCGTTTGATCTCAGTTTCCTGCGCGCGTTGCCGAATCTGGCGATCCTTGCTCCGCGCGACGATTGCGATCTGCGGGCGATGCTGGAGTGGGCGCTGGCCCGGCCCGGCCCGGTGGCGATTCGGTATCCGCGCGACAAGGCCGTGACTATCGGCGATGGGGGTCCACGCGACATTTCGCGCGGGGAAATTCTGCGACACGGCGAGGATGCCGTGTTTCTGGCGGTGGGATCGCTCGTTCGCGCATGCATCAAGGCGGCGGAATTGCTCAAATGCGAAGGATTGTCGGTAGGCGTGGCTGATGCGCGGTGGATCAAGCCGTTGGACGGGGCTTTGCTGGACGCCCTGGCGTCCGTTCCGCTGATTACCGTCGAGGAAAATGCGTTGATGGGCGGATTTGGATCGGCCGTGCTCGAATATTACGAAAATACGGGGCGCCTTGCCGATGTCCGCATACACCGGGTAGGGTTGCCGGACCGATTCGTTGAACATGCCACCCGCGCCCAGCAACTGGCGGATCTCGGCCTGGACTACCGATCGCTCGCGGCCGCGGCCCGTGCGCTTGTAGCCGCCACGCCTGAGATGGGGGAGCGGGCGCTGCGGAGTTGA
- a CDS encoding methylenetetrahydrofolate reductase C-terminal domain-containing protein — translation MIVADRKKVPEIRDMVKNHERVLLVGCGTCVTVCLAGGERETVILGSALRMSLKLAGRGNVVVDECVIERQCEDAFIDVLAPKVAEYDAICSFGCGAGVQALAERFPKTAVYPGLNTQFIGILESQGVWTEKCGGCGACRLGEYAGICPLTRCAKKLLNGPCGGSRDGQCEVREDLECGWQLIYDRAVALGILDKFEALATPQDWSSSLDGGPRKVIREDQCIAGMGPKA, via the coding sequence ATGATAGTTGCCGATCGAAAAAAAGTGCCGGAGATCCGGGACATGGTCAAGAACCATGAACGTGTGCTCCTCGTTGGATGCGGCACGTGCGTAACGGTGTGTCTGGCCGGCGGCGAACGCGAGACCGTCATCCTGGGATCAGCGTTGCGCATGTCGCTGAAACTGGCCGGGCGCGGCAATGTCGTGGTGGACGAGTGCGTCATCGAGCGGCAATGCGAAGATGCCTTCATAGATGTCCTGGCGCCCAAAGTGGCCGAATATGACGCGATATGCTCGTTCGGATGCGGCGCGGGCGTGCAGGCGCTGGCCGAGCGTTTCCCGAAGACCGCCGTCTATCCGGGACTAAACACCCAATTCATCGGCATCCTCGAATCGCAGGGCGTCTGGACCGAGAAGTGCGGCGGTTGTGGCGCGTGCCGCCTCGGTGAGTACGCCGGAATCTGCCCATTGACGCGATGCGCTAAGAAACTCCTCAACGGACCGTGCGGCGGATCGCGCGACGGCCAGTGTGAAGTCCGCGAGGACTTGGAATGTGGCTGGCAGCTTATCTATGACCGTGCCGTTGCCTTGGGCATTCTGGACAAGTTCGAGGCGTTGGCAACGCCGCAGGACTGGTCGTCGAGTCTCGACGGCGGCCCGCGAAAGGTGATCCGGGAAGATCAATGTATCGCCGGCATGGGTCCCAAGGCTTAG
- a CDS encoding hydrogenase iron-sulfur subunit, with the protein MKDEPVIVAFCCHYCAYAAADLAGTMRLQYPGTVRVLRLPCTGKIEVNYLLAAFERGADGVFVAGCLEGGCHFQEGNLRARRRVERAKQFLTEIGLEPERLEMFNLSSAEGARFAEIVREMSARIAKLGPSPLRQGVEHVSKDLDDIQREADKVIASGAACK; encoded by the coding sequence ATGAAAGACGAACCTGTGATTGTCGCGTTTTGCTGCCACTACTGCGCGTATGCCGCCGCCGACTTGGCGGGCACGATGCGGCTTCAGTACCCCGGCACGGTGCGCGTGTTGCGCCTTCCCTGCACGGGCAAGATTGAGGTGAATTACCTGCTGGCGGCCTTCGAACGCGGCGCGGACGGCGTGTTCGTGGCCGGTTGTCTGGAAGGCGGTTGCCATTTCCAGGAAGGCAACCTTCGCGCCCGACGCCGTGTCGAACGCGCGAAACAATTCCTCACCGAAATCGGGCTTGAACCCGAACGCCTCGAAATGTTCAACCTTTCATCCGCCGAAGGCGCGCGTTTTGCCGAAATCGTCCGCGAGATGAGCGCGCGGATTGCGAAATTGGGTCCGAGCCCGTTGCGGCAAGGCGTGGAACATGTTTCCAAGGATCTCGATGATATTCAACGTGAAGCCGATAAAGTGATTGCATCTGGCGCCGCCTGCAAATAG